One genomic window of Arachis stenosperma cultivar V10309 chromosome 10, arast.V10309.gnm1.PFL2, whole genome shotgun sequence includes the following:
- the LOC130957522 gene encoding uncharacterized protein LOC130957522, whose translation MDGEDSFVALVHCFGKIQKSKRHGVKFTDREPVSIFIRSSSTLAEIKLSILQKLGTCGTKQVKKLFYKIPITVVSTGVRFETFVIGSDEDLQVLFHCRRSFPEVRIPEMFAKLEDHVDSSGASAPGPQSTTRGGASTSLPVVAAVVLPPEPERAEVEFEVGPDRVENALCDDDSDEESLDIGGDSEDDIPIGAAHGGSGSATQEYPPHLSSLNLEAIGQHQNVEATFDGQGMHDGTGLTEFQIGQSFQSKEEAVLSMKDYSIRRGVKYRVMESDSLKYQGRCKEFGNGCTWLIRIVMRKRKSTWEVRRYNGPHTCMATSISSDHRQLDYHVICARIFSSVRADASVSIKVLQEAT comes from the coding sequence ATGGATGGGGAGGATAGTTTTGTGGCTCTGGTCCATTGCTTTGGAAAAATTCAAAAGAGCAAACGCCACGGTGTGAAATTCACAGATAGAGAACCGGTTAGTATTTTTATTCGATCTTCAAGTACATTGGCAGAGATTAAGCTCAGCATACTACAGAAGCTCGGTACCTGTGGTACGAAGCAGGTTAAAAAGTTGTTTTACAAGATTCCCATTACTGTTGTGTCAACCGGCGTGCGGTTTGAGACCTTTGTGATTGGGTCGGATGAAGACCTGCAAGTCTTGTTTCACTGCAGGCGTAGTTTTCCAGAGGTGAGGATACCTGAGATGTTTGCGAAGTTGGAAGATCATGTGGATAGCTCTGGGGCATCAGCACCGGGTCCTCAGTCGACCACACGGGGCGGTGCATCGACATCACTGCCTGTGGTAGCAGCGGTAGTTCTACCTCCCGAGCCAGAACGTGCTGAGGTTGAGTTTGAGGTTGGACCGGATCGAGTTGAGAATGCGCTTTGTGATGATGATTCCGATGAGGAGTCGCTCGATATTGGTGGGGACAGTGAAGATGATATACCAATAGGTGCAGCCCATGGAGGTTCCGGTTCTGCAACACAAGAGTACCCTCCGCACCTGTCGTCTTTGAACTTGGAGGCCATCGGTCAACACCAGAATGTTGAGGCAACATTCGATGGACAGGGTATGCATGATGGGACAGGTTTGACTGAATTTCAGATTGGCCAATCGTTCCAGAGTAAGGAGGAAGCTGTGCTGAGCATGAAAGATTATAGCATTCGGCGTGGAGTTAAGTACAGGGTTATGGAGTCAGACAGTCTAAAATACCAAGGGAGATGCAAGGAGTTCGGTAACGGATGCACGTGGTTGATCCGGATAGTCATGCGAAAAAGGAAGAGCACATGGGAAGTTAGGAGGTACAACGGACCACACACGTGTATGGCCACATCGATTTCGAGCGACCACAGGCAGCTTGATTATCATGTGATTTGTGCAAGAATTTTTTCATCGGTTAGAGCTGATGCGTCGGTATCGATTAAGGTGTTGCAAGAGGCAACATAG
- the LOC130956172 gene encoding probable acetyltransferase TAP2, whose amino-acid sequence MLTLNLTPLPSSFSVANCPLFIQKTQLLIPSNLSYSFSATETRKLKTFQLKAGFWESIKSGLIKNNTTQVVDPPNVDEEDEEPLPQEFVLVEKTEPDGTIEQIIFSSGGDIDVYDLQALCDKVGWPRRPLSKLAAALKNSYIVASLHSVRKSPGSEGNEQKRLIGMARATSDHAFNATIWDVLVDPGYQGQGLGKALVEKLIRALLQRDIGNITLFADSKVVDFYRNLGFEADPEGIKGMFWYPNY is encoded by the exons ATGCTAACCCTCAACCTCACTCCTCTTCCTTCCTC GTTCTCTGTTGCAAATTGCCCACTGTTTATTCAGAAAACACAGTTATTGATTCCCTCCAATCTTAGTTACTCCTTTTCTGCTACAG AAACCAGAAAGTTGAAGACTTTTCAGCTCAAGGCTGGATTTTGGGAGTCAATTAAATCTGG GTTGATTAAGAACAACACTACACAAGTTGTTGATCCACCCAACGtagatgaagaagatgaagaaccTTTGCCTCAAGAGTTTGTCCTTGTTGAAAAGACTGAACCTGATGGAACAATTGAGCAAATAATATTTTCTTCAGGTGGAGATATTGATGTTTATGACCTTCAAGCTCTCTGTGACAAG GTAGGGTGGCCACGGAGGCCATTGTCGAAATTAGCTGCTGCTTTAAAAAATAGCTATATTGTAGCGTCATTGCATTCTGTAAGAAAGTCTCCAGGGTCAG AGGGGAATGAACAAAAGAGATTAATCGGCATGGCTCGTGCTACTTCAGACCATGCCTTCAATGCCACAATTTGGGATGTCCTAGTTGATCCTGGTTACCAG GGCCAAGGTCTTGGTAAAGCTCTTGTAGAGAAACTGATTCGAGCTCTTTTGCAAAGGGACATCGGCAATATAACTCTGTTTGCAGATAGTAAAG TTGTGGATTTCTACCGGAATTTAGGttttgaagctgaccctgaaggCATAAAAGGCATGTTTTGGTACCCAAATTACTAA